The Listeria sp. PSOL-1 genome includes a region encoding these proteins:
- a CDS encoding glycosyltransferase family 4 protein: MEKSQHSQLSKSSKPLNILYLHQYFATLSSSTSVRSFIFSQKLVEYGHHVTVITTDAFMKKEEPYKVENGVKYYQIAGVNILAVESNYSNFLNKRKRISEFLRFMRQAEEIGKKLTNIDLIFATSTPLTIGIPAMRLSKKLKAPFIFEVRDLWPEAPIQMGYIRSKIVQNFLRYVEKRIYKKAAHVICLSPGMAKGVHECGIPTKKTSVIPNLADLELFTEANINQTLKQELISKWDLKGEFVVSHIGAMGEANGLQYLLDAAEILQKCDINNIKFLIVGNGKTKPHLEAVSKQKGLKNVIFSDMITKRDVPTYVDLANITITSFLPKPILATNSPNKFFDALAAGKPIIVNSNGWTKDIVEKHEIGYYVDYKYPQQLADRLVKLMGEKEQLQSLQSKIKEIAYTEFSAETAAKNLLAIIEQTAAEGGKKG, from the coding sequence ATGGAAAAAAGTCAACATTCCCAATTAAGTAAAAGTAGCAAACCATTAAATATTTTATATCTGCATCAATATTTTGCAACATTGTCTTCTTCTACATCTGTTCGTAGTTTTATCTTTTCACAAAAATTAGTTGAATACGGGCATCATGTCACAGTTATCACAACAGATGCTTTCATGAAAAAAGAAGAGCCTTATAAAGTCGAGAATGGCGTTAAATATTACCAAATTGCCGGAGTGAATATTTTGGCAGTAGAAAGTAATTACAGCAATTTTCTGAATAAAAGAAAGCGGATTTCCGAATTTTTGAGATTTATGCGACAAGCTGAAGAAATTGGCAAAAAGTTAACGAACATTGATTTGATTTTTGCAACTTCGACACCGTTAACGATTGGAATTCCTGCTATGCGACTTAGTAAAAAGCTAAAAGCACCATTTATTTTTGAAGTGCGAGATTTATGGCCTGAAGCACCAATTCAAATGGGTTACATTCGGTCTAAGATCGTACAAAATTTCTTGCGTTATGTTGAAAAACGAATTTATAAAAAAGCAGCACATGTCATTTGCCTTTCGCCAGGAATGGCTAAAGGTGTCCATGAATGCGGGATTCCTACTAAAAAAACGTCTGTAATTCCTAATTTAGCAGACTTAGAACTTTTTACAGAAGCAAATATCAATCAGACATTAAAGCAAGAACTCATTTCCAAATGGGACCTTAAGGGAGAATTTGTGGTATCGCATATTGGAGCAATGGGAGAAGCGAATGGATTGCAATATTTACTTGATGCAGCAGAGATTTTGCAAAAATGCGATATTAATAATATTAAATTTTTAATTGTCGGTAATGGCAAGACAAAACCGCATTTAGAAGCGGTTAGTAAACAAAAAGGGCTTAAAAATGTAATTTTTAGTGACATGATTACGAAACGTGATGTGCCAACTTACGTGGATTTAGCAAATATTACGATAACTAGTTTTTTACCCAAGCCGATACTAGCTACAAATTCACCAAACAAATTTTTCGATGCATTAGCTGCTGGAAAGCCGATTATTGTCAATTCAAATGGCTGGACGAAAGATATTGTTGAAAAACATGAAATTGGTTATTACGTAGATTACAAATATCCTCAGCAACTAGCGGATAGATTAGTAAAATTAATGGGAGAAAAAGAACAATTACAAAGCTTACAAAGTAAAATTAAAGAGATTGCATATACAGAGTTTAGCGCAGAAACAGCAGCGAAAAATTTGCTTGCTATTATTGAACAAACTGCGGCTGAGGGAGGTAAGAAAGGTTGA
- a CDS encoding DUF4352 domain-containing protein — protein MKKICYIVSLLMLLFGLTACSDNAKPKEQKLTTKKTASWQITPTKVAIQDSDQKNKKRLVVSYKVKNISKKEQGIVAADFFLSDNDEHYFYAEGNLKNINEVLKPGEEKEGKGYYIISDKLKEAELIYSPINSTEKAVWKKVNIPN, from the coding sequence TTGAAGAAAATTTGTTATATAGTAAGTTTATTGATGTTGCTTTTTGGATTAACAGCATGTTCTGATAATGCTAAACCAAAAGAACAAAAATTAACGACGAAAAAAACAGCCTCATGGCAGATTACACCAACGAAGGTTGCTATACAAGATAGTGATCAAAAGAATAAAAAAAGATTAGTTGTTTCTTATAAAGTAAAAAACATTTCAAAAAAAGAACAAGGCATTGTGGCTGCTGATTTCTTTTTATCCGATAATGACGAACATTATTTTTATGCAGAAGGTAATCTAAAAAATATTAATGAAGTACTTAAACCAGGCGAAGAAAAAGAAGGAAAAGGCTATTACATCATTTCTGATAAGTTAAAAGAAGCTGAATTGATTTATAGTCCAATTAATTCGACGGAAAAAGCAGTATGGAAAAAAGTCAACATTCCCAATTAA
- a CDS encoding Ig-like domain-containing protein: MKKVKFLKKGATMFVALNVLASSAVTSLPAAVSAAPSTGVKTSLFSSSVTPVNMLKDFESTAVGFKYWDAYFNGVLVPEMSKNENSEFILGHKTFAKQIDNGVYLYNKSDNLGTISQTVHVEKGETYEFSFTAEGTGRIMYGVSDKISGEEKPNGDKKITYVAPETKDVRVVIAYAHVGVAGDKMDITNVSLKNTDVTPPDAPTINPIYTDTNLATGKAEPNTTVILTTEDGQVVKGQVDNEGNYSVKLPRQIMGHVVRVANQDIAGNTSDEVTSLPVRQGELEKPTINEVTNDSTTITGEADLAVNVNIKVIKPGGSEQAYVTNTDNKGHFVVEIAKPEYGDKVQAVTSGNGKVSEVSEILVKDAVKPAAPTVNDIYTDTIKLEGKGTYGNKIEVTLPTGGTKTASVAEDGTFSVDIPAQAEGSKIKVIQIKPSGVKGDATTKTVLPGDLPQPIVNEITDQSTKIEGTATPNADFKIVIADKDGSAVKNPYVGTVDSTGKFSILIDKLLPSYTVTMTLTKGDQVSKPKVIQVKDVTAPDMPIVNNITADDKAITGKGEAGSTAIAKVNGQEIGQATVGEDGQFSISIKPQAEKTVVNVTLVDAAGNISKAAEKTVSRSTKTDLSVPESLKVGTTTFSGSYGANIFKVRLFVNGEVVAQATTKDGTYTFNNVDKLVLSVNDKVEVVGVDKNYATVKTLPVKVTGEDIKVLSADKYSFGAEQLTGKYEDVAYKVRLFVNGEVKAQATLDPSTHTFKFVNADHLITGPTDKVEVVAVNKRYEEIYRGDVEVEASTANQLTVQPYTMGSETLEGTHGTSVYKVRLAVNGSIVAQATNSAGKYAFKNVSQFITSNQDKVEVIAVNSKYQEINRQSVKLEGELNTLSYNPYNAGDKTLSGSYGKGISKVRLFVNDKVVAQATTDEATKTFSFANVDRFITAATDKVELVAVDSQYKEVKRVAVEVSNAAGLDTLTVDSSYKLGTDNLTGSYGTLGFKVRLFVNGVVKTQAVAENGKYKFENLSNLKITADDKVEVVLVNNAYKEINRISVDVVQ; encoded by the coding sequence ATGAAAAAAGTTAAATTTTTAAAGAAAGGTGCTACAATGTTTGTTGCGTTGAACGTATTAGCTTCATCAGCTGTTACTTCATTACCAGCAGCAGTTAGCGCGGCACCAAGCACTGGTGTTAAAACATCATTATTCTCAAGTTCAGTTACACCTGTGAATATGTTAAAGGATTTTGAATCTACTGCAGTAGGGTTTAAATATTGGGACGCTTATTTTAATGGGGTTTTAGTACCTGAAATGAGCAAGAATGAAAATAGTGAGTTTATTTTAGGACATAAAACTTTCGCTAAGCAAATTGATAACGGCGTTTATCTATATAACAAAAGTGATAATCTAGGTACTATAAGCCAAACTGTACACGTTGAAAAAGGGGAAACTTATGAGTTCTCATTCACAGCAGAGGGAACAGGAAGAATTATGTACGGAGTTAGTGACAAAATCTCAGGCGAAGAAAAACCAAATGGCGATAAAAAGATCACTTATGTAGCGCCAGAAACCAAAGATGTTCGTGTTGTGATTGCCTATGCACACGTAGGGGTTGCAGGGGATAAAATGGATATTACGAATGTATCTTTAAAAAATACAGACGTGACACCTCCAGATGCACCAACAATTAACCCAATTTATACAGATACTAACTTAGCAACAGGTAAAGCAGAACCTAATACAACGGTTATTCTAACAACTGAAGATGGCCAAGTTGTTAAAGGTCAAGTAGACAATGAAGGAAATTATTCTGTTAAATTACCTCGTCAAATCATGGGACATGTCGTTCGTGTTGCTAACCAAGATATTGCTGGAAATACAAGTGATGAAGTAACTTCTTTGCCAGTTAGACAAGGTGAATTAGAAAAACCTACTATTAATGAAGTAACAAATGACAGCACAACAATCACAGGTGAAGCAGATTTAGCTGTTAATGTAAACATCAAAGTAATCAAACCAGGTGGTAGTGAACAAGCTTATGTAACAAATACAGACAATAAAGGACATTTTGTAGTTGAAATTGCTAAACCAGAATATGGTGATAAAGTACAAGCAGTTACTTCTGGAAATGGTAAAGTCAGTGAAGTAAGTGAAATCTTAGTTAAAGATGCTGTTAAACCAGCTGCACCTACTGTTAACGATATTTACACAGATACCATTAAACTAGAAGGTAAAGGAACGTACGGTAATAAAATAGAAGTTACACTTCCAACAGGTGGTACTAAAACTGCAAGTGTTGCTGAAGACGGTACGTTTAGTGTGGATATTCCAGCTCAAGCTGAAGGATCAAAAATCAAAGTTATCCAAATTAAACCATCAGGAGTAAAAGGGGACGCAACAACTAAGACTGTTTTACCTGGAGACTTACCACAACCAATCGTTAACGAAATAACAGATCAATCTACAAAAATTGAAGGAACAGCTACACCAAATGCTGATTTCAAAATTGTTATAGCAGATAAAGATGGTTCAGCTGTTAAGAACCCATATGTTGGTACAGTTGATTCTACTGGTAAATTCTCAATTCTTATCGATAAACTTTTACCAAGCTATACTGTAACAATGACTCTTACAAAGGGTGACCAAGTAAGTAAGCCAAAAGTTATTCAAGTAAAAGACGTTACTGCACCTGATATGCCAATCGTTAACAACATCACTGCTGATGATAAAGCGATCACTGGTAAAGGTGAAGCAGGTTCCACTGCAATTGCTAAAGTAAATGGTCAAGAAATCGGCCAAGCTACTGTAGGTGAAGATGGCCAATTCTCAATTAGCATCAAACCACAAGCAGAAAAAACAGTAGTTAATGTAACACTTGTAGATGCTGCAGGAAACATCTCTAAAGCAGCAGAAAAAACAGTTTCACGTTCAACAAAAACTGATTTAAGTGTTCCTGAATCATTAAAAGTTGGTACAACAACATTTAGTGGATCATATGGAGCAAACATCTTTAAAGTACGTCTATTTGTTAATGGAGAAGTTGTTGCACAAGCTACAACGAAAGATGGAACTTACACATTCAATAATGTGGATAAATTAGTTCTATCTGTAAATGACAAAGTAGAAGTTGTTGGTGTTGATAAAAATTATGCAACTGTAAAAACGTTACCAGTTAAAGTTACTGGCGAAGACATCAAAGTACTTTCAGCGGATAAATATAGCTTTGGCGCTGAGCAATTAACAGGTAAGTACGAAGACGTAGCCTATAAAGTTCGTTTGTTTGTAAACGGCGAAGTTAAAGCACAAGCAACTCTAGATCCAAGCACACACACATTTAAGTTTGTTAATGCAGATCACCTTATCACAGGTCCAACTGATAAAGTAGAAGTTGTTGCAGTAAACAAACGTTATGAAGAAATTTATCGTGGTGACGTAGAGGTTGAAGCTTCTACAGCAAATCAGCTTACAGTTCAACCTTATACAATGGGTAGCGAAACTTTAGAAGGTACACACGGAACAAGCGTATATAAAGTACGTCTAGCTGTAAATGGTTCAATCGTAGCACAAGCAACAAATAGCGCAGGTAAATATGCATTCAAAAACGTTAGTCAATTTATTACTTCAAATCAAGATAAAGTAGAAGTGATTGCAGTAAACTCTAAATATCAAGAAATTAATCGTCAATCCGTTAAACTTGAAGGAGAATTAAATACACTTAGCTACAATCCGTATAACGCAGGTGATAAAACACTTAGCGGTTCATATGGTAAGGGCATCAGTAAAGTTCGTCTTTTCGTTAACGACAAGGTAGTAGCACAGGCAACTACAGATGAAGCAACTAAAACATTCAGCTTTGCTAATGTAGATCGCTTTATCACAGCAGCAACTGATAAAGTAGAGCTTGTTGCAGTAGATTCACAATATAAAGAAGTAAAACGAGTAGCTGTAGAAGTTTCTAACGCAGCAGGACTTGACACATTAACAGTAGATAGCAGCTACAAATTAGGTACAGATAACCTAACAGGCTCATATGGTACGCTAGGATTTAAAGTACGTCTATTTGTAAATGGCGTAGTTAAAACTCAAGCAGTAGCAGAAAATGGCAAATACAAATTTGAAAACTTAAGCAATCTAAAAATCACAGCTGATGATAAAGTTGAAGTTGTATTAGTTAACAACGCATATAAAGAAATTAACAGAATAAGTGTTGACGTCGTTCAATAA
- a CDS encoding Crp/Fnr family transcriptional regulator, with protein MEFTEFQTLISKDDMFFEHIKRNVNSKRIRFSRGEFLIPHDGEVYFLNTGIFTRTSDCNVKFICEQKILIGSLYIKQKITINSLTSSYIYVFNQEELFNFLEKEGLLANFFFEILVEENNERKFLNELLSPSPKKRIQQFLLHSLKEESTNLYSLPLFLNIQMIAACCFCSRQLVSNYIVKLENQGIIDTSTKPWKILDLNGLKEEIDRTSSSKS; from the coding sequence GTGGAATTTACTGAATTTCAAACACTGATTTCAAAAGATGATATGTTCTTTGAGCATATAAAGAGAAATGTGAATAGCAAAAGAATAAGGTTTAGCAGAGGAGAATTTCTGATTCCTCACGATGGGGAAGTGTATTTCTTAAATACAGGGATATTTACACGTACGAGTGATTGTAATGTGAAATTTATTTGTGAGCAAAAGATACTCATTGGTTCTTTATACATTAAGCAAAAAATAACAATAAATTCTTTAACATCTTCGTATATATATGTTTTTAATCAAGAGGAGTTATTTAATTTTTTAGAGAAAGAAGGTTTGCTCGCGAATTTCTTTTTTGAGATTTTAGTTGAAGAAAACAACGAAAGAAAGTTTTTAAACGAATTATTGTCGCCTTCTCCTAAAAAGCGAATTCAACAATTTTTGCTTCACTCATTAAAGGAAGAGAGCACAAATTTATATTCTCTACCATTATTTCTAAATATACAAATGATAGCAGCTTGTTGCTTTTGCTCGCGACAGCTTGTCTCAAATTATATTGTTAAATTAGAAAATCAAGGAATTATTGATACGAGCACTAAGCCATGGAAAATATTAGATTTAAACGGTTTGAAAGAAGAGATTGATCGTACTTCATCTTCCAAATCTTGA
- a CDS encoding LytTR family transcriptional regulator DNA-binding domain-containing protein has protein sequence MNIYHLEDDLFQQLSFKKAFEANKLTDWSKLIAPDPKHLEDFWNNIANLTILDNDIFIVDIDLKLTFSGIDLASSIREKNKLCYIIFLTNDIDKGIDTINRAIYPYKYIIKSSLDSGYTELITELIKIKQMKLEDDTILKFKLGSELNLISIREINYFQSLKGFRSTAKIHLIYGQQLVEKKLAFFKALAEPFHFYNGLRDLSINIHNIKRMTATEEYIEFNNGEKLFISYRSIKKVEQFINEMF, from the coding sequence ATGAATATTTATCACTTAGAAGACGATTTATTTCAACAATTAAGTTTTAAAAAAGCTTTTGAAGCTAATAAGTTAACCGACTGGAGTAAGCTTATAGCTCCTGATCCTAAACATTTAGAAGACTTTTGGAACAATATAGCCAATTTAACTATTCTTGATAATGATATTTTTATTGTTGATATTGATTTAAAGCTTACCTTTTCTGGTATTGATTTAGCTAGTTCTATAAGAGAAAAAAACAAATTATGTTATATCATCTTTTTGACAAACGATATAGACAAAGGCATTGATACAATAAATCGTGCTATCTATCCCTATAAATATATCATTAAATCTTCATTAGATAGTGGCTATACAGAATTAATTACTGAACTGATCAAAATCAAACAAATGAAATTGGAAGATGACACCATTCTTAAATTTAAATTAGGTTCAGAGTTAAATTTAATCTCCATTAGAGAAATAAATTACTTCCAAAGCTTAAAAGGTTTTAGGTCGACTGCAAAAATCCATTTAATCTATGGACAACAACTTGTTGAAAAAAAATTAGCATTTTTTAAAGCATTAGCGGAGCCTTTCCATTTCTATAATGGTTTACGCGATCTGTCCATTAATATTCACAACATTAAAAGAATGACAGCTACTGAAGAATATATTGAATTCAATAATGGTGAAAAACTTTTTATCAGTTACCGAAGTATTAAGAAAGTTGAACAATTTATCAATGAAATGTTTTAA
- a CDS encoding DUF916 and DUF3324 domain-containing protein — MNKWIKVTTIALILAILCLPIKPVLAAEMNFSVQAIIPENQVDTSKTYFDLKMKSGQEQDLQVQLQNNTAKNMIIVMSANTAITNDNGIVEYNNKSKKKDDSLKYAFSDLAVAPKEVELPAKTTKTVKIHVKMPAKEYDGVILGGLYFTEKEDAGKKKKSEKSQVLNHYSYTIGVQLSETDKKVQPHLRLNKVEPGQVNYRNVLKANIQNNKATIIKDLKITGKVYKRKGTKPLYENTLDNLRMAPNSNFDFAVHLNNKKFEPGKYTFKGLATSGSSKWKFEKDFTIKGDQANDFNNQAVDVKKDYTWLYMLLGGLLILILIGIIFFLIYKLKKQRK, encoded by the coding sequence TTGAATAAATGGATAAAAGTGACTACAATAGCATTAATATTAGCTATACTGTGTCTTCCAATAAAACCAGTTTTAGCAGCTGAAATGAACTTTTCTGTTCAAGCGATAATCCCTGAAAATCAGGTAGATACTTCCAAAACTTATTTTGATTTGAAGATGAAGTCTGGTCAGGAACAAGATTTACAAGTTCAACTTCAGAATAATACAGCTAAAAACATGATCATTGTAATGAGCGCTAATACGGCAATTACAAATGATAATGGTATCGTAGAGTATAATAATAAGAGTAAAAAGAAAGATGATTCCCTTAAATATGCTTTTAGCGATCTCGCTGTAGCTCCTAAAGAAGTTGAACTTCCTGCTAAAACAACAAAAACTGTTAAAATACATGTAAAGATGCCAGCTAAAGAATATGATGGTGTTATTTTAGGCGGTTTGTATTTTACAGAAAAGGAAGATGCGGGCAAAAAAAAGAAAAGTGAAAAGAGTCAAGTTCTCAATCATTATTCTTATACCATAGGAGTTCAATTAAGTGAGACTGATAAAAAGGTTCAACCTCATTTACGACTAAATAAAGTAGAACCAGGACAAGTAAATTATCGCAATGTGCTTAAAGCAAATATCCAAAATAATAAAGCAACGATTATTAAAGACCTCAAGATTACAGGAAAAGTATACAAGCGAAAAGGAACTAAACCCTTGTATGAGAATACATTAGATAATCTACGAATGGCTCCAAATTCTAACTTTGATTTTGCTGTCCATTTAAACAATAAAAAATTTGAGCCTGGGAAGTATACTTTTAAAGGGCTTGCCACATCTGGAAGTTCTAAATGGAAATTTGAGAAAGACTTTACAATCAAAGGCGACCAAGCAAACGATTTTAATAACCAAGCAGTAGATGTTAAAAAAGATTATACTTGGCTCTATATGTTATTAGGCGGACTGCTTATATTGATTTTGATAGGTATTATTTTCTTTTTGATTTATAAGTTAAAGAAACAAAGAAAATAA
- a CDS encoding WxL domain-containing protein — MKNIKVLVAGVITVSGVCLFNHVAFADDSSSLTSKGSIGFVKDEQGTLTIDHVSDFKFGEQKTSGSNKVYYAALDGDKANFVQVTDKRGTNAGWHLTVTEDEQFKNESNDSLTGAVLKLDNGTMTSADDGIAPTANQEISLTPGTASDVINAQVDQGTGIWVDSFGSDAEAGQKSVSVTVPGKTKKVQGEYTTSLTWNLADTPA; from the coding sequence ATGAAAAATATAAAAGTATTGGTAGCAGGAGTTATTACTGTAAGTGGAGTTTGTTTGTTTAATCATGTGGCATTTGCTGATGACAGTAGTTCATTAACATCTAAAGGAAGTATTGGATTTGTTAAAGATGAACAGGGAACGTTGACGATTGATCATGTTTCAGACTTTAAGTTTGGGGAACAAAAGACATCTGGTAGCAATAAAGTTTATTATGCTGCACTAGATGGAGATAAAGCTAACTTTGTTCAAGTAACAGATAAACGTGGTACTAATGCTGGTTGGCACTTAACAGTTACTGAAGATGAACAGTTTAAAAACGAAAGTAATGATTCTCTGACTGGAGCAGTTCTTAAGCTAGATAATGGAACAATGACTTCAGCTGATGATGGGATAGCACCAACTGCTAATCAAGAAATCTCTTTAACGCCAGGAACAGCTTCCGATGTTATCAATGCGCAGGTTGATCAAGGAACCGGCATTTGGGTAGATAGTTTTGGTAGTGATGCTGAAGCTGGCCAAAAATCAGTGTCAGTAACTGTGCCAGGAAAAACAAAAAAAGTACAAGGTGAATACACAACATCACTAACTTGGAATTTAGCAGATACACCTGCTTAA
- a CDS encoding mannitol-1-phosphate 5-dehydrogenase produces MNQLAVHFGAGNIGRGFIGLLLNQAGYDVVFADINQKIVDELNIKKCYQVVLADQEKKQMTVEGVRALNSVTETDKLVEAISQAEIVTTAVGASVLPKIAKDIASGIDLRGEKPLFVIACENMIGGSDLLQKEVYRYLSKEGRARADRFVYFPNAAVDRIVPNQTNEDPLIVLVEPFFEWVVEKPSNASLPKIAGLKFVDDLTPYIERKLFTVNTGHAVTAYFGYMRKIDSIEAAIHNERILFAVRSALEETGALLEKKFKFSHKEHQAYIDKIIQRFKNPNISDYVDRVGRSPIRKIGEKDRFVQPARQFVEAFNETPKALASAIAAALHFKNPNDEEACLLQKSIKEKGVESTISEFTGISPYSKLFEKVHASYYELI; encoded by the coding sequence ATGAATCAACTAGCCGTTCATTTTGGTGCCGGCAATATTGGACGCGGCTTTATTGGCCTGTTATTAAATCAAGCTGGTTACGATGTTGTCTTTGCAGATATTAATCAAAAGATAGTCGATGAGCTAAACATAAAAAAATGTTACCAAGTTGTTCTTGCTGATCAAGAGAAAAAACAAATGACAGTAGAAGGGGTTCGCGCTTTAAACAGTGTCACTGAAACAGATAAATTAGTAGAAGCAATTAGCCAAGCAGAGATTGTTACAACAGCGGTTGGTGCTAGTGTTTTACCAAAAATTGCTAAAGATATAGCAAGCGGAATTGACTTGCGCGGAGAAAAGCCACTTTTTGTCATTGCTTGTGAGAATATGATTGGAGGATCTGACCTTTTGCAGAAAGAAGTTTATCGTTATCTTTCTAAAGAAGGAAGGGCGCGTGCTGATCGGTTTGTATATTTTCCAAATGCGGCAGTAGACCGAATCGTTCCTAATCAAACAAATGAGGATCCATTAATTGTACTCGTTGAACCATTTTTTGAGTGGGTAGTTGAAAAACCAAGCAATGCTTCGTTACCAAAAATCGCAGGGTTAAAGTTTGTTGATGACTTGACTCCTTATATTGAGCGTAAATTGTTTACTGTAAACACAGGGCATGCAGTAACGGCATATTTTGGCTATATGAGAAAAATTGATTCCATTGAAGCAGCTATTCATAACGAGCGAATACTATTCGCTGTGCGTAGTGCTTTGGAAGAAACCGGAGCACTACTTGAGAAGAAATTTAAATTCTCACATAAAGAACATCAAGCATATATTGATAAAATTATTCAACGTTTTAAGAACCCAAACATTTCAGATTATGTCGATCGTGTAGGTCGCTCGCCAATTCGCAAAATAGGAGAAAAAGACCGCTTTGTTCAACCTGCAAGACAATTTGTTGAAGCTTTTAATGAAACACCAAAAGCACTGGCAAGCGCAATTGCAGCCGCTCTTCATTTTAAAAACCCAAATGATGAGGAAGCTTGCTTATTGCAAAAATCAATCAAGGAAAAAGGAGTGGAAAGCACCATTTCTGAGTTTACTGGAATCAGCCCGTATTCTAAACTATTTGAAAAAGTTCATGCTTCTTATTATGAACTGATATAA
- a CDS encoding PTS sugar transporter subunit IIA, translated as MIELKNEDIRLNQDFKTKEEAIRAAGSLLFERGYVEEAYIEAMIERDKLTSTFIGNMVAIPHGTNESKETIKNSGIVLLQVPNGVSFDGNETKIIIGIAGVEKKHLNLLSNIALVCSEKENVQGLIQATNENTIIDYFIGSEVV; from the coding sequence ATGATTGAGTTAAAAAATGAAGATATTCGCTTAAACCAAGATTTTAAAACAAAAGAGGAAGCTATTCGTGCGGCGGGAAGTTTACTGTTCGAAAGAGGATATGTGGAAGAAGCTTATATTGAGGCAATGATTGAGCGTGATAAACTAACCTCTACTTTCATTGGCAATATGGTTGCTATTCCACATGGGACAAACGAGTCAAAAGAGACGATCAAAAACTCTGGAATTGTTCTTTTACAAGTCCCAAATGGCGTCTCATTTGATGGGAATGAAACAAAAATCATCATTGGCATTGCAGGCGTTGAAAAGAAACATCTTAATTTACTTTCGAATATTGCATTGGTATGTTCTGAAAAAGAGAATGTTCAAGGATTGATCCAGGCTACAAATGAAAATACAATCATCGATTATTTTATCGGGAGTGAAGTCGTATGA